A single genomic interval of Antarcticibacterium arcticum harbors:
- a CDS encoding shikimate kinase: MKIFLAGYMGSGKSLVGKHLSNLLSYQFIDLDDQIALMQGKSIPEIFDLRGELFFRKLETKVLKETLEDPNPLIISLGGGTPCYGNNLEIIKNDRDSRIIYLKASIGLLTERLYTEKEMRPVISHLVKKEDLEDFIRKHLFERSHYYLQAHQIINVEGKNPDAIAAEVVENLP; this comes from the coding sequence ATGAAAATATTTCTTGCCGGTTACATGGGTTCGGGAAAATCCCTTGTTGGAAAGCATTTATCTAACCTGTTGTCTTATCAATTTATAGACCTGGATGATCAAATTGCTCTAATGCAAGGAAAAAGTATTCCGGAAATCTTTGATCTCAGGGGGGAATTATTTTTCAGAAAATTGGAGACTAAAGTTTTAAAGGAGACCCTGGAAGACCCAAATCCACTAATTATTTCCCTTGGAGGGGGTACACCCTGCTATGGAAACAATTTAGAGATTATTAAAAATGACAGAGACTCCAGGATCATATATTTAAAAGCTTCTATAGGATTGCTTACAGAACGGTTATACACTGAAAAAGAAATGCGACCTGTGATAAGCCATCTTGTAAAGAAAGAGGATCTGGAAGATTTTATTAGAAAACATTTGTTTGAGCGTAGTCATTATTATTTGCAGGCGCATCAAATAATTAATGTTGAAGGAAAAAACCCTGATGCAATAGCCGCAGAAGTTGTTGAAAATTTACCTTAA
- a CDS encoding phosphoribosyltransferase family protein yields MSQSNIILDSDQIKNKIRRIAYQIYESNVDEELLILAGISKSGYVFAQKLKLVLQEISDLEVVLCEVKVDKKNPLNKVTTSLKPAEYTNMSIVLADDVLNSGATLIYGVKHFLDVPVKRFKTAVLVDRSHKKYPVKADFKGISLSTSLHEMVQVHFEKGKDRVELR; encoded by the coding sequence ATGAGCCAATCCAATATCATCCTTGACAGTGACCAAATAAAAAACAAAATAAGGCGCATTGCCTATCAAATTTATGAAAGCAATGTAGATGAAGAATTGCTCATTCTTGCCGGGATCTCCAAAAGCGGATATGTTTTTGCACAAAAATTAAAGTTGGTTTTGCAGGAAATCTCAGATCTAGAAGTAGTTTTATGCGAGGTAAAGGTTGATAAGAAAAATCCGCTGAATAAAGTAACAACATCCCTTAAACCCGCGGAATATACCAATATGTCTATTGTACTCGCAGATGATGTTTTAAACTCGGGAGCTACTTTGATCTATGGGGTTAAACATTTTCTGGATGTACCCGTAAAACGATTTAAAACCGCAGTACTTGTAGACAGAAGTCATAAAAAATACCCCGTCAAGGCCGATTTCAAAGGTATTTCCTTATCAACTTCGCTACACGAGATGGTGCAGGTTCATTTTGAAAAGGGAAAAGACCGCGTAGAATTAAGGTAA
- a CDS encoding methyltransferase domain-containing protein: MKTDMEFWSSRYRENSIGWDLGEISPPLKAYIDQLNDKTLNILIPGAGNSYEAEYLFKKGFENVYVVDIAKEPLANLKERVPEFPEGQLMHVDFFEMQGKFDLILEQTFFCALPVNLREAYAHKVADLLKENGKIAGVFFNTHFTKEGPPFGGSKEEYLTYFSKSFSIETIEPCYNSILPREGNELFFIFKKN, from the coding sequence ATGAAAACGGACATGGAATTTTGGTCCAGCCGTTATCGTGAAAACAGTATTGGCTGGGACCTTGGAGAGATCTCCCCACCTTTAAAGGCATACATTGACCAGCTAAATGATAAAACATTAAACATCCTTATCCCGGGCGCCGGAAATTCATACGAAGCCGAATATCTGTTCAAAAAAGGTTTTGAGAATGTATATGTTGTAGATATTGCAAAGGAGCCCCTTGCCAATTTAAAGGAAAGAGTTCCTGAATTTCCGGAAGGACAGTTAATGCATGTCGATTTTTTTGAAATGCAGGGGAAATTTGATCTTATCCTGGAACAAACTTTTTTTTGCGCGCTGCCTGTAAACCTTAGGGAAGCGTATGCCCATAAGGTAGCTGACCTGCTAAAGGAAAACGGAAAAATTGCCGGTGTCTTTTTCAATACTCATTTTACCAAAGAAGGCCCACCCTTTGGAGGAAGTAAGGAGGAATATTTGACTTATTTCAGCAAAAGCTTCAGTATAGAAACCATTGAACCTTGTTACAATTCTATCCTTCCGCGGGAGGGAAATGAATTGTTCTTTATCTTTAAAAAAAATTAA
- a CDS encoding RNA-binding S4 domain-containing protein translates to MRVDKYLWCVRFFKTRSLATNACKQGKVKIQGVSVKPSREVYATDKVSIRKDQIDYEIEVLDLPASRVGAKIAGLYVQDITPKEAFEKMELLKYSKEYYRKKGTGRPTKKDRRDIDELLDNTEEKNKEESIKEEPQE, encoded by the coding sequence ATGAGAGTAGATAAATATTTATGGTGCGTACGTTTTTTTAAAACCCGAAGCCTGGCAACAAATGCATGTAAACAGGGAAAGGTGAAGATCCAGGGAGTAAGCGTAAAACCCTCCCGGGAAGTTTATGCAACAGATAAAGTAAGTATTAGAAAAGACCAGATAGATTATGAAATTGAAGTTCTGGACCTTCCCGCCAGCCGTGTGGGTGCAAAAATTGCGGGCCTTTATGTACAGGATATAACGCCAAAGGAAGCTTTTGAAAAAATGGAACTTTTAAAATATTCAAAAGAATATTATCGTAAAAAAGGAACCGGACGGCCAACTAAGAAGGACAGAAGGGATATTGATGAATTGCTTGACAATACCGAAGAAAAGAACAAAGAGGAAAGCATTAAGGAAGAACCACAGGAATGA
- a CDS encoding FKBP-type peptidyl-prolyl cis-trans isomerase translates to MMRLSRLFFMSVLTGTFFIACNKDDDEIEEIPPRDKGEQAIEDDAILKSYLETHFYNYEDFQNPPANFDYVVRFDTIAGVNANKTPISESPLLSTKVVSRDDISYNMYILKVREGVGRQPKFADSTFVTYQGSLANRTIFESNTVVPSWFDLPGYVAYDSQGRLSRFGGSIAGFSEGLVEFKEGSGFVVNPDNTIKWNNDFGVGAIFFPSGLGYFNSSPMGSTIPAYSPLIFSFNLLRAVEADHDNDGIPSWMEDLDGDENLFNDDTNKNGLPNHSDPDDDGDGTSTRKEIIIHPDGTLEFPDTSGNGIPNYLDPDSFEELP, encoded by the coding sequence ATGATGAGATTGAGCAGGTTGTTTTTTATGAGTGTTTTAACGGGCACTTTTTTTATAGCATGTAATAAGGATGATGATGAGATAGAAGAAATTCCACCCAGGGACAAGGGAGAACAGGCAATCGAGGACGATGCAATCTTAAAATCTTACCTGGAGACACATTTTTATAATTATGAGGATTTCCAGAATCCGCCGGCAAATTTTGACTATGTAGTACGATTTGATACTATTGCGGGAGTTAATGCCAATAAAACACCCATTAGTGAATCCCCTCTTCTTTCAACCAAAGTGGTAAGCCGGGATGATATAAGTTATAATATGTATATTCTCAAAGTACGGGAAGGTGTTGGTAGGCAACCAAAATTTGCCGATTCTACCTTTGTAACCTACCAGGGATCTTTAGCAAACCGTACTATTTTTGAAAGTAATACCGTTGTACCCAGCTGGTTTGACCTCCCGGGCTATGTTGCTTATGACAGCCAGGGAAGATTATCAAGATTTGGAGGATCTATAGCCGGTTTTAGCGAAGGCCTGGTAGAATTTAAAGAAGGTTCCGGCTTTGTAGTAAATCCTGATAATACTATAAAATGGAATAATGATTTTGGGGTAGGGGCAATATTTTTTCCTTCAGGACTGGGGTATTTCAATTCTTCGCCTATGGGATCTACTATTCCTGCGTATAGTCCACTAATCTTTAGTTTTAACTTATTAAGAGCGGTTGAAGCAGACCATGACAATGATGGAATACCTTCCTGGATGGAAGATCTTGATGGGGATGAAAACCTTTTTAATGATGATACCAATAAAAATGGCCTTCCCAATCATTCAGACCCTGATGATGACGGCGATGGGACTTCCACCAGAAAAGAAATTATAATACATCCTGATGGAACCCTGGAGTTCCCGGATACCAGCGGAAATGGGATACCTAATTATTTAGATCCCGATTCCTTTGAGGAATTACCCTAA
- a CDS encoding outer membrane beta-barrel protein gives MKNLIVAVLLLMGGSAFAQASYGIKGGLNYGATGEYENYSQVAGDVSTIENGKSKTGYHLGLFGKFEILGFFLQPELVYTKLNTEYENFDYNISKIDAPILLGVNLLGPLHIKAGPSFQYILKNELENSSRDISDVENPITLGYQLGVGVNLGRVGLDLRYEGGLKENNAFGEMATDNNIKIDSRPSQWILGLSYTF, from the coding sequence ATGAAAAATTTGATCGTAGCAGTTTTACTTTTAATGGGAGGAAGTGCTTTTGCGCAGGCATCTTACGGGATAAAAGGTGGTTTAAACTATGGGGCCACCGGAGAATATGAAAATTATTCACAGGTTGCAGGAGATGTTTCAACCATTGAAAACGGAAAAAGTAAAACGGGATACCATTTAGGCTTGTTTGGAAAGTTTGAGATCCTGGGTTTCTTTCTTCAGCCCGAATTGGTGTACACCAAACTCAATACAGAATATGAGAACTTTGATTACAACATAAGTAAAATTGACGCCCCCATACTTTTAGGGGTGAATCTTCTGGGGCCCTTGCACATTAAAGCAGGACCTTCCTTTCAATATATTTTAAAAAATGAACTCGAAAATTCTTCCAGAGATATTTCTGATGTTGAAAATCCAATCACCCTGGGTTATCAATTGGGCGTGGGTGTGAACCTGGGACGTGTAGGCCTGGACCTTCGTTATGAAGGCGGGTTAAAGGAGAATAATGCTTTTGGGGAAATGGCAACAGATAATAATATAAAAATAGATTCAAGGCCATCCCAATGGATACTAGGCCTTTCTTACACTTTTTAA
- a CDS encoding transketolase family protein, whose protein sequence is MKKYTNTGSKDTRSGFGAGLTELGKTNSNVVALCADLTGSLKMDEFKENHPERFFQIGIAEANMMGIAAGMTIGGKIPFTGTFANFSTGRVYDQIRQSIAYSDKNVKICASHAGVTLGEDGATHQILEDLGLMKMLPGMTVINTCDYNQTKAATLAIAEHHGPVYLRFGRPKVANFTPEDQKFEIGKAVMLNEGNDVTIIATGHLVWEALQAAEQLEEKGISAEVINIHTIKPLDEEAILRSVKKTGCVVTAEEHNFLGGLGESVARTLSLNHPAPQEFVATQDTFGESGTPEQLMEKYGLNAEAIVKASVKVTGRK, encoded by the coding sequence ATGAAAAAATATACGAATACAGGAAGCAAGGATACCCGCTCAGGTTTTGGAGCAGGATTGACTGAACTTGGGAAAACCAATTCAAATGTGGTTGCCCTTTGTGCAGATCTTACAGGATCCTTAAAAATGGATGAATTTAAGGAGAACCATCCGGAGCGTTTTTTCCAGATAGGAATCGCCGAAGCAAATATGATGGGGATTGCAGCCGGGATGACCATTGGAGGGAAGATCCCTTTTACGGGTACTTTTGCTAATTTCTCAACAGGCCGTGTATATGACCAGATTCGCCAAAGTATTGCCTATTCAGATAAGAATGTAAAAATATGCGCATCACACGCCGGAGTTACTTTGGGAGAAGATGGTGCCACTCACCAGATCCTTGAAGATCTTGGATTAATGAAAATGTTGCCGGGTATGACAGTTATAAATACCTGCGATTATAATCAAACCAAAGCAGCGACCCTGGCGATTGCAGAGCATCATGGTCCGGTTTATTTAAGATTTGGAAGGCCAAAAGTTGCAAATTTTACCCCTGAGGATCAGAAATTTGAAATTGGTAAAGCCGTTATGTTAAACGAAGGAAACGATGTAACTATCATTGCTACTGGCCATTTGGTATGGGAAGCTTTACAGGCTGCAGAGCAACTCGAGGAGAAAGGTATAAGTGCTGAAGTTATAAACATTCACACCATTAAGCCACTGGATGAAGAAGCAATTCTTCGCTCTGTAAAGAAAACAGGATGTGTTGTTACTGCTGAAGAACATAACTTTTTAGGTGGTTTGGGAGAAAGCGTAGCCAGGACCTTAAGTCTTAACCATCCTGCCCCGCAGGAATTTGTTGCTACCCAGGATACTTTTGGCGAAAGCGGAACCCCGGAACAATTAATGGAAAAGTATGGACTCAATGCCGAGGCCATTGTTAAAGCATCAGTAAAAGTTACCGGCAGAAAATAA
- a CDS encoding transketolase: MPETHQLQDFISQVRRDILRQVHKVNSGHPGGSLGCTEFITALYQEIMDHNSNFNMDGKDEDLFFLSNGHISPVFYSVLARSGYFPVEELNTFRLINSRLQGHPTTHEGLPGVRIASGSLGQGMSVAIGAALTKKLNKDSHLVFSLHGDGELQEGQNWEAIMYAAANKVDNLISTIDVNGQQIDGSTENVLPMGNLKAKFEAFGWEVLELAEGNNISKVIETLKEAKSRTGNGKPLCILMTTEMGNGVDFMMGSHKWHGVAPNDEQLEKALSQNPETLGDY; encoded by the coding sequence ATGCCAGAAACACATCAATTACAAGATTTTATTAGCCAGGTTCGCCGGGATATTTTAAGGCAGGTACATAAGGTAAATTCAGGCCACCCGGGAGGTTCCCTGGGTTGTACCGAATTTATTACCGCCCTTTACCAGGAGATCATGGACCACAACAGCAATTTCAATATGGATGGTAAGGACGAAGATCTTTTCTTTCTATCAAACGGCCATATCTCACCTGTTTTCTACAGTGTTCTTGCCCGCAGCGGTTACTTCCCGGTGGAGGAATTAAATACTTTTCGTCTTATCAATTCAAGGTTACAGGGGCATCCTACTACCCATGAAGGTTTACCGGGAGTGCGTATAGCATCGGGATCTCTTGGCCAGGGCATGAGTGTTGCCATTGGTGCAGCTTTAACTAAAAAATTAAATAAGGATTCCCACCTTGTTTTCTCGCTGCACGGAGATGGTGAATTGCAGGAAGGACAAAACTGGGAAGCCATTATGTATGCTGCTGCAAATAAAGTTGATAATTTAATATCTACGATTGATGTTAACGGGCAGCAAATAGATGGGTCTACAGAGAATGTACTCCCAATGGGTAACCTAAAAGCCAAATTTGAGGCTTTTGGATGGGAGGTATTGGAATTAGCAGAAGGAAATAACATAAGCAAAGTAATTGAGACTTTAAAAGAAGCAAAAAGCAGGACCGGAAACGGAAAACCGCTTTGTATTCTTATGACTACAGAAATGGGTAACGGCGTAGATTTTATGATGGGTTCTCACAAATGGCACGGTGTAGCTCCCAATGATGAGCAGCTGGAAAAAGCACTTTCCCAAAACCCTGAAACTTTGGGAGATTATTAG
- the tgt gene encoding tRNA guanosine(34) transglycosylase Tgt → MNFELLATDPGSKARAGKITTDHGTIETPIFMPVGTVGSVKGVHQRELKEEINPDVILGNTYHLYLRPQTEILKKAGGLHKFINWDRNILTDSGGYQVYSLSERRKIKEEGVKFKSHIDGSYHTFTPENVMEIQRTIGADIIMAFDECTPYPCDYRYAKRSMHMTHRWLDRCITHLEKTPFAYDYSQAFFPIVQGSTYKDLRQQSAEYIASVGAEGNAIGGLSVGEPAEEMYAMTEVVTAILPEDKPRYLMGVGTPVNILENIALGIDMFDCVMPTRNARNGMLFTAHGTINIKNKKWEDDFSAIDDMAITWVDTEYSKAYLKHLFSVNEMLGKQIATIHNLGFYLWLVREARKHILAGDFYTWKNKMVAQMDKRL, encoded by the coding sequence ATGAATTTTGAACTATTAGCTACAGATCCCGGTAGTAAGGCAAGAGCAGGGAAAATCACCACAGACCATGGAACTATTGAAACACCCATATTTATGCCTGTGGGCACGGTGGGTTCTGTGAAGGGGGTGCACCAGCGTGAATTGAAAGAGGAGATCAACCCGGATGTGATCCTGGGAAATACCTATCATTTATATTTAAGGCCTCAAACCGAGATCCTGAAAAAGGCGGGAGGTCTTCATAAATTTATAAACTGGGACCGGAATATTCTAACAGATAGTGGAGGCTACCAGGTTTATTCGCTTTCAGAAAGAAGAAAGATCAAGGAGGAAGGCGTTAAGTTCAAGTCTCATATTGATGGGTCTTATCACACTTTTACTCCTGAAAATGTAATGGAAATACAGCGTACCATTGGGGCCGATATCATTATGGCTTTTGATGAATGTACACCTTATCCATGTGATTATCGATATGCAAAACGCTCTATGCATATGACACACAGGTGGCTGGACAGGTGTATCACGCATCTTGAAAAAACACCATTTGCCTATGATTATTCCCAGGCATTTTTTCCAATAGTTCAGGGGAGTACTTATAAGGACCTGCGCCAACAATCTGCCGAATATATCGCTTCTGTGGGTGCGGAGGGGAATGCAATTGGAGGACTTTCTGTAGGTGAACCTGCAGAGGAAATGTACGCAATGACAGAAGTTGTAACTGCAATTCTTCCCGAAGATAAACCCCGGTATTTGATGGGCGTGGGAACTCCCGTCAATATTTTAGAAAATATCGCCCTGGGTATAGATATGTTTGATTGTGTGATGCCTACCCGTAATGCCCGTAACGGAATGCTGTTTACCGCTCATGGTACCATTAATATTAAGAATAAAAAATGGGAAGATGACTTTTCAGCTATTGATGATATGGCCATTACCTGGGTAGATACCGAATATTCCAAAGCTTATTTAAAACATTTGTTTTCTGTGAATGAAATGCTGGGCAAACAAATAGCAACCATCCATAATCTTGGTTTTTATCTTTGGTTGGTTCGTGAAGCCAGAAAACATATATTAGCAGGTGATTTTTATACCTGGAAAAACAAAATGGTAGCTCAAATGGATAAGCGTCTCTAA
- a CDS encoding LptF/LptG family permease: MKILDWYILKRYLGTFILMLVLFIPIGITVNLAEKIGKILEFEVPLIEVLIYYMNFTIYFTNLLFPLFLFLAVIWFTSKLANNTEIIAFLSSGVSFWRFLRPYLIGATIVTIGALILSQYLAPSASKGFNEFKYTYLKSGTEIQETSDVYRQINDAEYIYASNFQPATKSARNFTLEHFDGNKLVFKISASRLQYIDSTNSYKLTNVNTRIIGDGEDEIFHERTKDTLLPFEFDQLTPVSYIAETLNHRELQNFIEQERKRGSGNMNRYLVVAYKRWSLPVSAFILTIIAVAVSSRKRRGGMGVNLAVGITLAFVFIFFDKVFGTMAEQSTFSPIIAVWFPNVLFGILAIYLLYNAKR; encoded by the coding sequence TTGAAAATTCTTGACTGGTACATATTAAAACGATACCTGGGAACTTTTATCCTTATGCTGGTTTTGTTTATTCCCATTGGAATAACGGTGAACCTTGCAGAAAAGATTGGGAAGATCCTGGAGTTTGAAGTTCCCTTAATAGAGGTGTTGATCTATTATATGAATTTCACCATTTATTTCACCAATCTACTTTTTCCGCTTTTTTTATTCCTTGCGGTAATCTGGTTCACTTCAAAATTGGCCAATAATACAGAGATCATTGCCTTTTTGAGTAGCGGGGTGTCTTTCTGGAGATTTTTACGTCCCTATCTTATTGGAGCAACCATTGTTACTATTGGTGCATTAATTTTGAGCCAGTACCTGGCACCTTCAGCAAGTAAAGGTTTTAATGAGTTTAAATATACCTACCTAAAAAGTGGTACAGAGATCCAGGAAACCAGTGATGTATACCGGCAAATCAATGATGCAGAATATATATATGCCAGCAATTTTCAGCCTGCCACAAAATCTGCCCGAAATTTTACTTTGGAACATTTTGATGGCAACAAGCTTGTTTTTAAAATAAGCGCCTCCAGATTACAATATATAGATTCAACAAATTCCTATAAACTCACGAATGTGAATACCCGGATTATTGGGGACGGGGAGGATGAGATATTTCATGAACGTACAAAAGATACCCTTTTGCCTTTCGAGTTTGACCAACTAACCCCAGTATCCTATATTGCCGAAACCCTTAATCACAGGGAGCTGCAAAATTTTATTGAACAGGAAAGGAAAAGGGGGTCCGGGAATATGAACCGGTATCTTGTTGTTGCGTACAAGCGCTGGAGTTTGCCGGTATCTGCCTTTATTCTTACCATTATAGCTGTAGCAGTTTCTTCGCGCAAAAGACGTGGGGGAATGGGGGTGAACCTGGCTGTGGGTATTACACTTGCATTTGTATTTATATTCTTTGACAAGGTTTTTGGTACTATGGCCGAGCAGTCTACTTTTTCGCCCATAATTGCAGTTTGGTTCCCTAACGTACTGTTCGGGATATTGGCCATTTATCTCCTCTACAATGCTAAGCGATAA
- a CDS encoding DMT family transporter, which translates to MLSDKLKSYLHFHVIVFIWGFTAVLGALISIDAVPLVWYRMLLASGFIFLWIWWKKKNMRVAPKKLLILIIAGIIIALHWLTFFGAIKVSNVSITLALLSTGAFFTSILEPLFYKRKFVGYEIIFGLIVMAGLYIIFKVETEYALGIILGLISAFLSAVFTMINGKLIAHAAPSVISFYELFTGVIAISLYLAFVTVSGDGNTGFNREFFSLSSSDWMYLLILASVCTAYAFIASVAVMKHLSPYTIMLTINLEPVYGIFLAFLVFGSKEQMNPQFYYGAAIILATVILNGYLKTKKKINKLS; encoded by the coding sequence ATGCTAAGCGATAAATTAAAGAGTTATCTTCATTTTCATGTAATAGTTTTTATCTGGGGTTTTACGGCCGTTTTAGGCGCGCTTATTTCCATTGATGCAGTACCGCTTGTTTGGTACCGTATGTTACTTGCCAGCGGGTTCATTTTTTTATGGATATGGTGGAAGAAAAAGAATATGAGGGTAGCTCCTAAAAAGCTTTTGATCTTAATAATCGCAGGAATTATTATTGCCCTGCATTGGCTTACTTTTTTTGGAGCCATTAAGGTTTCCAACGTTTCAATAACCCTGGCTTTACTTTCAACAGGAGCATTTTTCACTTCAATTCTGGAGCCTCTTTTTTACAAGCGTAAATTTGTGGGGTATGAGATAATCTTCGGCTTGATAGTAATGGCCGGTTTATATATAATTTTTAAGGTTGAAACCGAATATGCCCTGGGGATTATTCTGGGCTTAATATCTGCCTTTCTTTCCGCAGTTTTTACGATGATTAACGGTAAATTAATAGCCCATGCAGCCCCTTCCGTTATTTCCTTTTATGAACTTTTTACAGGCGTGATCGCCATAAGTCTTTACCTGGCTTTTGTTACTGTTTCCGGTGATGGGAACACCGGTTTTAACCGGGAGTTCTTCAGTCTTTCATCAAGTGACTGGATGTATCTTTTAATCCTGGCTTCGGTTTGTACCGCCTACGCGTTTATCGCATCTGTTGCCGTAATGAAACATTTAAGTCCCTATACTATTATGCTCACCATTAATCTGGAACCTGTATACGGGATCTTTCTGGCTTTTCTTGTTTTTGGAAGTAAGGAACAAATGAACCCTCAGTTCTATTATGGCGCAGCCATAATCCTTGCTACTGTTATCCTTAACGGTTATTTGAAAACAAAAAAGAAAATTAATAAGTTATCTTAG
- a CDS encoding acetyl-CoA carboxylase carboxyltransferase subunit alpha, translated as MEYLDFELPIKELEEQHQKACNIGSESNVDVTATCRQIEKKLEATKKEIYKNLTAWQRVQLSRHPNRPYTMDYINAICGGTFLELHGDRNVKDDKAMVGGLGKIGDQSFMIVGQQKGYNTKTRQYRNFGMANPEGYRKALRLMKSAEKFGIPVVTFVDTPGAYPGLEAEERGQGEAIARNIFEMTKLKVPIIVVIIGEGASGGALGIGVGDKVLMLENTWYSVISPESCSSILWRSWEYKEIAAEALKLTAKDMKKQKLIDEIVKEPLGGAHSNREETFETVKKSILSSLDEFKNLSPTELVNQRMEKYSNMGVFKS; from the coding sequence ATGGAATATTTGGATTTTGAATTACCCATTAAAGAGTTAGAAGAACAACACCAAAAGGCTTGTAATATTGGTTCTGAAAGTAATGTTGACGTAACTGCCACTTGCAGGCAGATAGAGAAAAAACTGGAGGCTACCAAAAAGGAAATTTACAAGAACCTCACTGCGTGGCAACGGGTACAACTTTCCCGTCATCCAAACAGGCCTTATACCATGGATTATATCAATGCCATTTGCGGCGGAACATTTCTTGAACTTCACGGAGACAGGAATGTGAAGGATGATAAGGCAATGGTTGGTGGTCTTGGAAAAATTGGAGACCAGAGTTTTATGATCGTTGGCCAGCAAAAAGGGTATAATACCAAAACCCGCCAGTATCGCAATTTTGGGATGGCAAATCCCGAAGGTTACAGGAAAGCTTTAAGGCTAATGAAATCTGCCGAAAAATTTGGTATTCCTGTTGTAACCTTTGTGGATACTCCGGGAGCTTATCCCGGTCTTGAAGCTGAAGAACGTGGGCAGGGCGAAGCCATTGCCCGCAATATTTTTGAAATGACCAAACTTAAGGTGCCTATTATTGTTGTAATTATAGGAGAAGGTGCCAGTGGAGGTGCTTTGGGAATTGGGGTTGGAGATAAGGTATTAATGCTGGAAAATACATGGTATTCAGTGATTTCCCCGGAATCCTGTTCTTCTATCTTATGGAGAAGTTGGGAATATAAAGAAATTGCAGCCGAAGCTTTGAAACTTACTGCTAAGGATATGAAAAAACAAAAACTCATAGATGAGATTGTAAAAGAACCTTTGGGTGGTGCGCATAGCAATAGGGAAGAAACATTTGAGACTGTAAAAAAATCTATATTATCCTCTTTAGATGAGTTTAAAAACTTATCACCAACAGAATTGGTAAATCAACGAATGGAAAAATATTCTAATATGGGAGTATTTAAATCTTAG